In [Phormidium] sp. ETS-05, the genomic window TCGTGGCTTGATGGCTCATCCACAATAAATTTATCGTTTGGTGAACGCCCGGTATATTTGCCGGTGTTAATACATAGGGCGCCGTTGTCTGCCAGGGTGCCTTCGTTCCGGGCTAGGGAATGCTCGATTAGCTTGGCTGCGGACAAGTTGCGATAAACTTGGCGGAGATTTTTCATCCCCAAGTCTTCTAATCCGTAAGTCCTGCTACCCTTCCACTTGTCCCCAGTAAGATCGACATTATTTGACACAAGTGATTCCAAGTTATTCAAAGTTTTTTCTCCAGGTTTGGATAAGGAAATTTCGGTGTAGCTGTTATTGCGATTTACTGCTCCTACCGGTTCCATAATGCCTCCGTTTCAGGTGAATTTTTGCTGTTAGCGATGTCGGTCAATTTTATTTTCCGCTCAGCCGGTTTCGCAGCATACCAAAGCTCGGCGGAAAGCTATTCAGTTTTTTGTTGCGATGTGGCCTCTTGGGACTTACCATCCATAGAAGCCTTCGGTAAAAACCCTCGGCAGCTTATAAGTCGCCTCAGATGATGAAGCTCAACCCACAACTGTGTAGGGTAATGCGGCTGGTGTGGCCTGCCTGACCTCTTGTCTGCTGATTTAGCTTGGTGTTCTTTGATACTGAATATATTACATGACTTTTCTCGTTTTGAATGTTAAAAATAATTACCATGAGTATTTTTCCTGCCGTGGCCAAGCTAGGTTCCTTGCATATTGGTAATCCTAGCCATTTTGGGGGAGATGAATTTTCCTGATTTATGGCCTATATGCCCCCTCAATATCCGCCCGTTCGATGGGTATTTTAACTTTCTTAACTATGTCAATGATTGATGACATTGGGCAGTTTTTATTGGTGATTTTAGGGCAGGGCAGTATCGGTCTGGTGGTTCTATGGGAGATGTTGAGGATGCCGTGCCCCTACAGTCCGTTGTCCAACTACAAATGACAAAGGACAAAAGACAAGGGACAGAAAAAGAGACGGGGTTTCTGATGGTATGATAAAACCTGCCTGTGCCAAAACAAATGGAAGAAAATATGAAAAAAATGGCTGTTACCTGGGGGAGGGTCTTGGCGTTGTTGTGGTTGAGCGCCTGCGGTCAAAACTCCCCTACCCCCCCTCCCCCCGTGGGAGAGGGGGAGGGGTGAGGGTTCCGTTAGTTTAACCGTGGCTGCAGCCGCCAGTCTCAAGGATGCGATGACAGAAGCCAGCACCGCTTATAAGGAAGAAGAGCCAAACGTGACGATCGCTTACACTTTTGGCAGTTCTGGCACCTTGCAGCAGCAAATAGAACAGGGGGCGCCGGTGGATGTGTTTATCTCCGCTGCCAATAAGCAGATAGATGCTTTGGAGTCGAAAGCACTGGTAGAGGCGGGGACCAAGACTAATTTAGTGGGTAATGAGGTGGTAGCAGTGGCGGTGAATGGGACTACGACTATTGAGGATTTCCGGGACTTAGGCTCTGATAAGGTGCAGCAGATAGGGGTAGGTGCGCCGGAAAGCGTCCCCGCCGGGGAATACGCCAAACAGGTTCTATCGTCTCTGGGGCTGTGGGACCAACTGCAGCCGAAATTGGTCCTGGCTAAGGATGTGCGTCAGGTGCTGACTTATGTGGAAACCGGTAATGTGGATGTGGGGATAGTCTATGCCACTGATGCCAAAATCTCCGATAAAGTTAAGGTGGTGGCTAAGGCGCCGGTGGGGTCCCATAAGCCCGTCATCTATCCGGCTGTGGTAATTAAAGGAAGCAAACACCCCGAGGCGGCAAAGGAATTTGTGCAATTTTTGGCGCAGAGCGATCGGGCCGCCGCCGTTTTCGCTAAATACGGATTTACCAAAATCACTCCTGGTCCGTCCTCAGCGGTTCCCCTTCATATCTCCCAAAATCTCAGAATACCAGCCAATGCCAGACCTTAGTCCCCTGTGGCCCTCCCTCAAAACCACCAGTATTATCGGACAGTGGTAATTAAAGGGAGCAAAAACCGGGCGGCAGCAAAGGAGTTTGTGCAATTTTTGGCGCAGAACGATCGAGCCGCCGCCGTTTTCGCCAAATACGGATTGACCAAACTCACTCCTGGTCCGTCCCCCTCTCCCACTCTGGGAGAGGGGTTGGGGGTGAGGGCAAATCTCCCAAAATCTCAGAATACCAGCCAATGCCAGACCTTAGTCCCCTGTGGCTCTCCCTCAAAACCGCCACCACCGCCACCGCGATCGTCTTTTGCCTCGGACTCGCCGCCGCCAGATGGATGTATGGCTATCAAGGCAAAGGCAAAAGCCTCATCGACAGCCTCATTACCCTTCCCGTGGTATTACCCCCCGTCGTGACGGGCTTTTTTTTACTCCTTCTCTTCGGTAGAAACAGTCCCCTGGGGCAAATGCTCCAAGCGGTGGGTATCAGGATTATTTTTTCCTGGTCCGCCACGGTCATCACCGCCACCGTGGTAGCATTTCCCTTCATGTACAAAACCTCCCTGGCCGCATTTACCCAAATTGACCCCAATCTTATTCATGCTGCCCGGACCCTTGGCGCTTCAGAATGGCGGGTATTCTGGCAAATCTTACTCCCTTTAGCATGGCCAGGAATCCTCAGCGGCACGATTTTAAGTTTTACTAGATCTTTGGGGGAATTTGGCGCCACGGTTATGCTCGCTGGCAACATTCCCGGCCAAACCCAAACCATCCCGATCGCCATCTTTTTTGCCGCTGAAAGCGGCGACATGGAGGGAGCCTTATTTTGGGTCATCATCATTGTCGCTATTTCTACCTGCGCCATTGTCACCTTGAACCAAACCGAAACCGGGAAGATAAACCGGGGACGGAGGTCTAAAACCAGGGTCTCGTACTTAGACGATGATCAGCGCCAACAACCCGGTTTCTTACGGACAAATGACCAAGGACAAAGGACAAATGACCAAGGACAAATGGTAGTTGATATCCACAAACCAAAAGGAAACTTTGCTTTAGAAACTCATTTCACCATTGGCAATCAAACCCTGAGCATCTTAGGAGCGTCTGGAGCGGGTAAAAGCCTACTATTGCGCTGTATCGCCGGATTGGAAAACCCCCAAACAGGCAGAATAGTTATTAATAATAAAATAATTTTTGACTCAACCGAAAAAATTAATTTACCAGCGCACCGACGCCGCATCGGCTTAGTCTGGCAAAATTATGCTTTATTTCCTCACTATACAGTTTGGCAAAACATTGCTTTTGGTATCAATCAATTACCCAGAGGAGAAAAAGCCCGCCTGGTGGCCGAAAAAATTGCCCAAATGCACCTAGATGGCCTAGAAAACCGCTATCCTCATCAGCTTTCCGGCGGGCAGCAGCAGCGGGTAGCTTTGGCGAGAGCTTTGGCAATTGAACCAGAAGTTTTGCTATTAGATGAACCATTTTCAGCTTTGGATACTCACCTGCGTTATGTGGTAGAAAAACAAGTAAGAGATATCCTGCTCAATTACTCTGGGGTAGCTTTATTTGTGACTCATAATATTGAAGAAGCCTACCGGCTGGGAGACAAGCTGCTGGTACTGGATGAAGGGAGAATGGCCGCTTTCGGGGATAAAACCGATATTTTAGAGCATCCGCCTAATGTGGCGGTGGCGCGGTTGATGGGTTGTAAAAATATTTCCCGGGCGCGAGTGGTAGATAGTCAAAAAGTGGAGGCGATCGACTGGCAATGTACCCTCAGCGTTATGGAAGCCATCCCTAATGATATCACATCTGTAGGCATTCGCGCCTATCAAATCCAGTTGCCTGCTCAACCCCATCAAGAAAATACCTTTCCCTGTTGGTTGGCGCAAACCAGCGAAACCCCTCACCGCATGACTCTTTACCTAAAACTCCACGAGCCGCCAGCTCATATTAATGATTATCACTTGCAAGCGGAAATCGTCAA contains:
- the modA gene encoding molybdate ABC transporter substrate-binding protein yields the protein MAAAASLKDAMTEASTAYKEEEPNVTIAYTFGSSGTLQQQIEQGAPVDVFISAANKQIDALESKALVEAGTKTNLVGNEVVAVAVNGTTTIEDFRDLGSDKVQQIGVGAPESVPAGEYAKQVLSSLGLWDQLQPKLVLAKDVRQVLTYVETGNVDVGIVYATDAKISDKVKVVAKAPVGSHKPVIYPAVVIKGSKHPEAAKEFVQFLAQSDRAAAVFAKYGFTKITPGPSSAVPLHISQNLRIPANARP
- the modB gene encoding molybdate ABC transporter permease subunit; the protein is MVFCLGLAAARWMYGYQGKGKSLIDSLITLPVVLPPVVTGFFLLLLFGRNSPLGQMLQAVGIRIIFSWSATVITATVVAFPFMYKTSLAAFTQIDPNLIHAARTLGASEWRVFWQILLPLAWPGILSGTILSFTRSLGEFGATVMLAGNIPGQTQTIPIAIFFAAESGDMEGALFWVIIIVAISTCAIVTLNQTETGKINRGRRSKTRVSYLDDDQRQQPGFLRTNDQGQRTNDQGQMVVDIHKPKGNFALETHFTIGNQTLSILGASGAGKSLLLRCIAGLENPQTGRIVINNKIIFDSTEKINLPAHRRRIGLVWQNYALFPHYTVWQNIAFGINQLPRGEKARLVAEKIAQMHLDGLENRYPHQLSGGQQQRVALARALAIEPEVLLLDEPFSALDTHLRYVVEKQVRDILLNYSGVALFVTHNIEEAYRLGDKLLVLDEGRMAAFGDKTDILEHPPNVAVARLMGCKNISRARVVDSQKVEAIDWQCTLSVMEAIPNDITSVGIRAYQIQLPAQPHQENTFPCWLAQTSETPHRMTLYLKLHEPPAHINDYHLQAEIVKAKWIGELKERPFPWYVCLVSIPERGSGVSRCNKVIAF